A genomic region of Bombus pyrosoma isolate SC7728 linkage group LG6, ASM1482585v1, whole genome shotgun sequence contains the following coding sequences:
- the LOC122568661 gene encoding very-long-chain 3-oxoacyl-CoA reductase-like isoform X1, protein MRDRAREEKRRIKIRRENGIRMTLTCLEKASLVVLAAIGLRFLLRVSILVWKKLIGPSFGFGIDLRTQGKWAVITGATSGIGKAYAEQLAEKGLNIALVSRTQAKLEQVAVEIKQRYGVEVRIVEADLTEGQVAYTRIAKATEELEIAVVVNNAGASYDHPDLFNNISEGCLTEILQLNVAAVTGVARALLPQLFERRKGVLINISSALAVMPSPYLSVYAASKAYVLKLSYDLAAEAEPYGVTVQCVTPGPVATKMSKIKKPTWMAPKPEVFVKASLKTVGLELCTTGYQPHFLLTAFVHGLQCICEKGALWLTSKIICNIRNRALKKDKKRTTGSAKGAAFDQGAPVTPR, encoded by the exons ATGCGCGATCGCGCAAGGgaggagaaacgaagaataaagaTTCGTAGGGAGAATGGCATACG GATGACATTGACGTGTTTGGAAAAAGCATCGTTGGTCGTATTAGCAGCCATTGGACtgcgatttttattacgagTCAGCATTCTCGTGTGGAAGAAACTAATAGGACCGAGCTTCGGTTTTGGTATCGACTTGAGGACACAGGGTAAATGGGCAGTGATTACCGGTGCCACCAGTGGAATTGGAAAAGCATACGCGGAACAATTAGCCGAAAAGGGTCTGAATATCGCGTTGGTTTCACGAACCCAAGCGAAACTCGAGCAAGTCGCAGTTGAGATCAAACAACGATATGGCGTCGAAGTTCGAATCGTGGAAGCAGACTTGACCGAGGGACAAGTGGCTTACACGAGAATTGCCAAAGCCACCGAAGAACTCGAG ATCGCTGTGGTGGTAAACAATGCTGGGGCCAGTTACGACCATCCAGATCTATTTAATAACATCTCGGAAGGATGTTTAACGGAAATATTGCAGCTAAATGTCGCGGCGGTAACAGGAGTCGCAAGAGCCCTTCTTCCGCAACTGTTCGAACGTAGAAAGGGCGTTTTGATAAATATCAGTTCGGCGTTAGCGGTTATGCCATCTCCCTACTTATCCGTATATGCCGCTAGCAAAGCCTATGTGCTGAAGCTCAGCTACGATTTGGCTGCGGAAGCAGAACCATACGGCGTCACCGTTCAATGCGTTACTCCCGGCCCAGTAGCCACCAAGATGTCAAAGATCAA GAAACCAACTTGGATGGCACCAAAGCCAGAAGTATTTGTAAAGGCTTCGTTAAAAACGGTCGGTCTGGAATTGTGCACGACAGGCTATCAGCCTCATTTCTTACTAACTGCTTTTGTACACGGTTTACAATGCATCTGCGAGAAAGGTGCGCTCTGGTTAACTTCCAAAATCATATGTAACATAAGAAATCGTGCTCTGAAAAAAGACAAGAAGAGAACAACGGGCAGTGCGAAAGGCGCAGCATTCGATCAGGGAGCACCAGTTACCCCTCGATAA
- the LOC122568663 gene encoding WASH complex subunit 3-like, with protein MIKSGALDARIAWNESSTNSNNSNNCNGDDDNGGGDDDDDDDDDDSNNDDNKNNCNCCL; from the exons ATGATTAAATCAGGCGCATTGGATGCGCGTATTGCGTGGAACGAATCATCAACGAATAG TAACAATAGCAACAACTGTAATGGTGACGATGATAATGGTGgtggtgatgatgatgatgatgatgatgatgatgatagtaataatgatgataataagaataattgtaattgttgTCTTTGA
- the LOC122568661 gene encoding very-long-chain 3-oxoacyl-CoA reductase-like isoform X3, translating into MTLTCLEKASLVVLAAIGLRFLLRVSILVWKKLIGPSFGFGIDLRTQGKWAVITGATSGIGKAYAEQLAEKGLNIALVSRTQAKLEQVAVEIKQRYGVEVRIVEADLTEGQVAYTRIAKATEELEIAVVVNNAGASYDHPDLFNNISEGCLTEILQLNVAAVTGVARALLPQLFERRKGVLINISSALAVMPSPYLSVYAASKAYVLKLSYDLAAEAEPYGVTVQCVTPGPVATKMSKIKKPTWMAPKPEVFVKASLKTVGLELCTTGYQPHFLLTAFVHGLQCICEKGALWLTSKIICNIRNRALKKDKKRTTGSAKGAAFDQGAPVTPR; encoded by the exons ATGACATTGACGTGTTTGGAAAAAGCATCGTTGGTCGTATTAGCAGCCATTGGACtgcgatttttattacgagTCAGCATTCTCGTGTGGAAGAAACTAATAGGACCGAGCTTCGGTTTTGGTATCGACTTGAGGACACAGGGTAAATGGGCAGTGATTACCGGTGCCACCAGTGGAATTGGAAAAGCATACGCGGAACAATTAGCCGAAAAGGGTCTGAATATCGCGTTGGTTTCACGAACCCAAGCGAAACTCGAGCAAGTCGCAGTTGAGATCAAACAACGATATGGCGTCGAAGTTCGAATCGTGGAAGCAGACTTGACCGAGGGACAAGTGGCTTACACGAGAATTGCCAAAGCCACCGAAGAACTCGAG ATCGCTGTGGTGGTAAACAATGCTGGGGCCAGTTACGACCATCCAGATCTATTTAATAACATCTCGGAAGGATGTTTAACGGAAATATTGCAGCTAAATGTCGCGGCGGTAACAGGAGTCGCAAGAGCCCTTCTTCCGCAACTGTTCGAACGTAGAAAGGGCGTTTTGATAAATATCAGTTCGGCGTTAGCGGTTATGCCATCTCCCTACTTATCCGTATATGCCGCTAGCAAAGCCTATGTGCTGAAGCTCAGCTACGATTTGGCTGCGGAAGCAGAACCATACGGCGTCACCGTTCAATGCGTTACTCCCGGCCCAGTAGCCACCAAGATGTCAAAGATCAA GAAACCAACTTGGATGGCACCAAAGCCAGAAGTATTTGTAAAGGCTTCGTTAAAAACGGTCGGTCTGGAATTGTGCACGACAGGCTATCAGCCTCATTTCTTACTAACTGCTTTTGTACACGGTTTACAATGCATCTGCGAGAAAGGTGCGCTCTGGTTAACTTCCAAAATCATATGTAACATAAGAAATCGTGCTCTGAAAAAAGACAAGAAGAGAACAACGGGCAGTGCGAAAGGCGCAGCATTCGATCAGGGAGCACCAGTTACCCCTCGATAA
- the LOC122568661 gene encoding very-long-chain 3-oxoacyl-CoA reductase-like isoform X2 — translation MDLQVEYTNAEWMTLTCLEKASLVVLAAIGLRFLLRVSILVWKKLIGPSFGFGIDLRTQGKWAVITGATSGIGKAYAEQLAEKGLNIALVSRTQAKLEQVAVEIKQRYGVEVRIVEADLTEGQVAYTRIAKATEELEIAVVVNNAGASYDHPDLFNNISEGCLTEILQLNVAAVTGVARALLPQLFERRKGVLINISSALAVMPSPYLSVYAASKAYVLKLSYDLAAEAEPYGVTVQCVTPGPVATKMSKIKKPTWMAPKPEVFVKASLKTVGLELCTTGYQPHFLLTAFVHGLQCICEKGALWLTSKIICNIRNRALKKDKKRTTGSAKGAAFDQGAPVTPR, via the exons GATGACATTGACGTGTTTGGAAAAAGCATCGTTGGTCGTATTAGCAGCCATTGGACtgcgatttttattacgagTCAGCATTCTCGTGTGGAAGAAACTAATAGGACCGAGCTTCGGTTTTGGTATCGACTTGAGGACACAGGGTAAATGGGCAGTGATTACCGGTGCCACCAGTGGAATTGGAAAAGCATACGCGGAACAATTAGCCGAAAAGGGTCTGAATATCGCGTTGGTTTCACGAACCCAAGCGAAACTCGAGCAAGTCGCAGTTGAGATCAAACAACGATATGGCGTCGAAGTTCGAATCGTGGAAGCAGACTTGACCGAGGGACAAGTGGCTTACACGAGAATTGCCAAAGCCACCGAAGAACTCGAG ATCGCTGTGGTGGTAAACAATGCTGGGGCCAGTTACGACCATCCAGATCTATTTAATAACATCTCGGAAGGATGTTTAACGGAAATATTGCAGCTAAATGTCGCGGCGGTAACAGGAGTCGCAAGAGCCCTTCTTCCGCAACTGTTCGAACGTAGAAAGGGCGTTTTGATAAATATCAGTTCGGCGTTAGCGGTTATGCCATCTCCCTACTTATCCGTATATGCCGCTAGCAAAGCCTATGTGCTGAAGCTCAGCTACGATTTGGCTGCGGAAGCAGAACCATACGGCGTCACCGTTCAATGCGTTACTCCCGGCCCAGTAGCCACCAAGATGTCAAAGATCAA GAAACCAACTTGGATGGCACCAAAGCCAGAAGTATTTGTAAAGGCTTCGTTAAAAACGGTCGGTCTGGAATTGTGCACGACAGGCTATCAGCCTCATTTCTTACTAACTGCTTTTGTACACGGTTTACAATGCATCTGCGAGAAAGGTGCGCTCTGGTTAACTTCCAAAATCATATGTAACATAAGAAATCGTGCTCTGAAAAAAGACAAGAAGAGAACAACGGGCAGTGCGAAAGGCGCAGCATTCGATCAGGGAGCACCAGTTACCCCTCGATAA